In the Commensalibacter melissae genome, TTCCGCAAAAAACATAACCTATCAGGACTATTTTTGTAACTAATCCTAAAACCATAAGGAAAGCCATCAGGATACCGGTAAAAAATTTGTTGATATAGATACGATGCACCCCGAAGAAACCCAAAAAAAACCAAAGGATCATAGCGATTACAAATGATCGGTTTCTAACATTTAAATTGGTTACCAGACTTATTAATCTTTTACATTCCTTTAAAGTTAAATTGTTATTGAACATTGATGATTAGCTTCCAT is a window encoding:
- a CDS encoding NINE protein; this encodes MFNNNLTLKECKRLISLVTNLNVRNRSFVIAMILWFFLGFFGVHRIYINKFFTGILMAFLMVLGLVTKIVLIGYVFCGIVWLWWIYDLFMLLIQTNKPKTFYRA